The Flavobacterium jumunjinense genome includes a region encoding these proteins:
- a CDS encoding DUF1501 domain-containing protein, which translates to MNNNTLWSIVLALCNDLKQASLLPYVTIVVFSEFGRRVKDNGKGTDYGTAAPMFIIGGNTKGSILGSNPNLTDLDNDDLKFEIDFRSVYASILQEHLAFNPTQIGIKNPILNGLF; encoded by the coding sequence ATGAATAATAACACTCTTTGGTCTATCGTTTTGGCGCTTTGTAATGATTTAAAACAAGCTTCACTTTTACCTTATGTTACTATTGTAGTATTTTCAGAATTTGGAAGAAGAGTAAAAGACAATGGAAAAGGAACCGATTATGGAACCGCTGCACCAATGTTTATTATTGGAGGAAATACTAAAGGAAGCATTTTAGGTTCTAATCCAAATCTAACAGACTTAGATAATGATGATTTAAAATTTGAGATTGACTTTAGGAGTGTTTATGCTTCCATTTTACAAGAACATTTAGCCTTTAATCCAACACAAATTGGCATTAAAAATCCAATTTTAAACGGATTATTTTAA
- a CDS encoding DUF4369 domain-containing protein: MKKLLLLGVGLLTLIACDKKETPEGSLHLTGNIKGLSQGKLYIQKIKDTSFVILDSILFKGDSHFESTIKLKSPEVLFLFLNRGQTNSIDNNLSFFAEPGEMNIETNLKEFYASAKITGSKNHELLTEFNTFKTKFNEKNLELIEKRIKTGEKLTQETTDSINNEYQKLLTRKYRYTANFAATHGDYEVAPYLALSEIGDINIAFLDTITKKMSPKIAKSKYGRLLRKHIKERKKNEK, encoded by the coding sequence ATGAAAAAATTATTGCTTTTAGGAGTTGGACTATTAACTTTAATCGCTTGTGATAAAAAAGAAACTCCAGAAGGAAGTTTACACTTAACTGGAAATATTAAAGGTCTTAGTCAAGGGAAATTATACATTCAAAAAATAAAAGATACTTCTTTTGTCATTTTAGATAGTATATTATTTAAAGGTGATTCTCATTTTGAAAGTACAATTAAATTAAAGAGTCCAGAAGTCTTGTTTTTATTTTTAAACAGAGGTCAAACAAACTCAATAGATAATAATTTATCCTTTTTTGCTGAGCCTGGAGAAATGAATATAGAAACCAATCTTAAAGAATTCTATGCTTCTGCAAAAATTACTGGATCTAAAAACCATGAGCTATTAACTGAGTTTAATACTTTTAAAACAAAATTTAACGAAAAGAATTTAGAGTTAATTGAAAAAAGAATCAAAACTGGAGAAAAATTAACCCAAGAAACAACAGATAGTATCAATAACGAATACCAAAAATTATTGACAAGAAAATATCGTTACACAGCTAATTTCGCTGCTACACATGGAGATTATGAAGTTGCTCCTTATTTAGCATTATCAGAAATTGGAGATATTAATATTGCTTTTCTAGACACTATCACAAAAAAAATGTCTCCGAAAATAGCAAAATCAAAATACGGAAGACTACTTAGAAAGCATATAAAAGAAAGAAAGAAAAACGAAAAATAA
- a CDS encoding DUF819 family protein yields MHNPPFFTDDTIVFGLLMLLLGIVFYTSSSEDKALKKFYSVVPALLMCYLLPAIFSSFHIIAPKWEEISSTGEIINKESKIYFIASRYLLPAALVLMTLSIDLKALLNLGYKAIFVFLAGTVGIIIGGPIAILIVSLFSPETVGGNDFDAVWRGLSTIAGSWIGGGANQAAMLEIFKYNQSKYGAMVLVDIVVANIGMAALLYGIGKKERINKWLKADNSAIQKLQDKVSNYQESVKRNPSLSDYMVLIAIAFTSVGLSHWGSQIASEFCKNTFESVNNPKSFFSTFGGTFFWMITIATIIGIILSNTKLKTYEGAGASKIGSIFIYILVASIGMKMDLSAVFDNPGLIVVGIIWMLIHFIIIFAFAKLIKAPYFFIAVGSQANVGGAASAPVVAAAFHPSLASVGVLLAIFGYIAGTYGAILCAFLMETVSP; encoded by the coding sequence ATGCACAATCCTCCTTTTTTTACAGATGACACTATTGTCTTTGGATTATTAATGCTTCTTTTAGGAATCGTTTTTTACACATCCTCTTCAGAAGATAAAGCATTAAAAAAATTCTATAGTGTAGTCCCTGCACTTTTAATGTGTTATTTACTTCCTGCAATATTTAGCTCCTTTCATATTATTGCTCCAAAATGGGAAGAGATTTCTTCAACAGGAGAAATTATTAATAAGGAATCTAAAATTTATTTTATTGCAAGTAGGTACTTACTACCTGCTGCATTAGTTTTAATGACACTAAGTATCGATTTAAAAGCATTACTCAACTTAGGCTACAAAGCGATATTTGTTTTCTTAGCAGGAACTGTAGGAATAATTATTGGTGGACCAATAGCTATTTTAATTGTATCTCTATTTTCTCCAGAAACCGTAGGTGGAAATGATTTTGATGCCGTATGGAGAGGTTTATCTACCATTGCAGGAAGTTGGATTGGTGGAGGAGCAAATCAAGCCGCAATGTTAGAAATTTTTAAATACAATCAATCTAAGTATGGAGCAATGGTATTAGTAGACATAGTTGTAGCTAATATTGGAATGGCTGCTTTATTATATGGAATTGGCAAAAAAGAAAGAATAAACAAATGGTTAAAAGCAGACAATTCAGCTATTCAAAAACTACAAGACAAAGTATCTAACTATCAAGAAAGTGTTAAAAGAAATCCATCGTTATCCGACTATATGGTTCTCATCGCTATCGCATTCACTTCTGTTGGATTATCGCATTGGGGATCGCAAATAGCATCCGAATTCTGTAAAAACACTTTTGAGTCAGTAAATAACCCAAAAAGTTTTTTTTCAACATTTGGAGGAACATTTTTCTGGATGATAACCATAGCTACAATTATTGGAATTATATTATCGAACACTAAACTTAAAACCTACGAAGGAGCTGGAGCAAGTAAAATAGGTAGTATTTTTATCTATATACTTGTAGCCTCAATTGGAATGAAAATGGACTTATCTGCTGTTTTTGACAACCCAGGATTAATTGTTGTAGGAATTATTTGGATGTTAATTCATTTTATCATCATATTTGCGTTTGCAAAATTAATTAAAGCGCCCTACTTCTTTATAGCGGTAGGTAGCCAAGCTAATGTTGGAGGAGCTGCTTCTGCACCAGTTGTTGCCGCAGCATTTCACCCTTCTTTAGCAAGCGTTGGAGTACTTTTAGCTATATTTGGATATATTGCTGGAACATACGGAGCTATACTTTGCGCCTTTTTAATGGAAACTGTTTCACCTTAA
- a CDS encoding murein L,D-transpeptidase catalytic domain-containing protein: MKNVLFICFIAFLCCNNKVKEEKIKNSIVETKKEYSSFHKEALEYAKQNGFNQDFYYLLDFSIHSGKNRFFVYDFKNNEIKKQKLVTHGSCDQFEENPEKWEKAKFSTKNESHCSMKGKYKIGKRDYSSWGINVKYWIHGLEKTNNTAVKRVVVLHSWDAVKDEEVYPRYSPLSWGCPAVSNEFMKEIDSELQKSTKPVLLWIIE, encoded by the coding sequence ATGAAAAATGTACTGTTCATCTGTTTTATAGCGTTTCTGTGTTGTAATAATAAAGTGAAGGAGGAGAAAATCAAGAATTCGATTGTTGAAACGAAAAAAGAATATTCGAGTTTTCACAAAGAAGCGTTAGAATATGCTAAGCAAAACGGATTTAATCAAGATTTTTATTATCTCTTAGATTTTAGTATTCATTCCGGTAAAAATAGATTTTTTGTTTATGATTTTAAGAACAACGAAATTAAAAAACAGAAATTAGTTACTCATGGAAGTTGCGATCAGTTTGAAGAAAATCCAGAAAAATGGGAAAAAGCAAAATTTAGTACAAAGAATGAAAGTCATTGCTCCATGAAAGGGAAATATAAAATTGGTAAAAGAGACTATAGTTCATGGGGAATTAATGTTAAATATTGGATTCATGGTTTAGAAAAAACCAATAATACAGCAGTAAAAAGAGTAGTAGTACTTCATTCTTGGGACGCGGTAAAAGATGAAGAAGTATATCCGAGATATAGTCCTTTAAGCTGGGGTTGTCCAGCTGTATCTAATGAGTTTATGAAAGAAATTGATAGTGAATTACAAAAAAGCACAAAGCCAGTTTTGCTTTGGATTATTGAATAA
- a CDS encoding ATP-binding response regulator, translating into MLNLTNGSKKEKEILLLLEEAHRIRINNLSKSIILTNEALGSSIAINNKSLEAKSYSQLALYYMVVGEMEKATFFSKEALQIFTDLNDEKGIADAKYSLAGVYYKTNLYHLGLVAFIDALKIYQKHDDFYNQSRTEKSLGTIYGYIGDQNNALKSYKNAVRNAKRVKDLNLESNVYNNISGILAKNGKLKFAMDFINKSISLKEKTDDIRGMAYALYGKAKVFFYLGVFDKAEAYYFKALDIHKEMGETTGLAMTYTKLGEMYFEMKKLNLALEYALLGLEIADNLKLAMSTIKLNKLTYLIYKALGEFNLALEFLERYQKEKEAVINAQTLKVIENYEMISRMEVLKNESKLNKEKQLILEKNNLDEINAVRMRQEFLSIMSHEIRTPLNAITSIVALLEDEITKEGGKLLESLQFASSNLIKIVNDVLDFTKLDSQKSKLEKSPVNLSELVQKVVNVYEKQAQDKGLKLKLNFDVKGKYPYLLDETKITQILNNLISNAIKFTERGSVEVSVILLKIKSNYDKILFEVKDTGEGISKKDKNEIFESFSQIKPILTRSQGGTGLGLAIVKKIVELHESKIKIKSAIGKGSTFYFTLKMNRVLASNLVLKETGKEIDLSGKKVLIVEDTLINAALLTKILSKWNMVSEHVVNGKQALKVVGEQLFDFILMDIHMPEMNGFEVTRLIKTTKNLNNETPILALTADTMLTADNYEVSCFSGFLWKPFEIEKLKQALQAVAL; encoded by the coding sequence ATGTTAAACCTAACCAATGGTAGCAAAAAAGAAAAAGAGATTCTTTTATTGCTAGAAGAAGCCCATCGTATTAGAATTAACAACCTTTCTAAAAGCATAATTTTAACCAATGAAGCTTTGGGGAGTAGTATTGCTATTAACAATAAATCACTAGAAGCTAAGAGTTACAGTCAATTGGCTTTGTATTATATGGTTGTTGGAGAAATGGAAAAAGCTACTTTTTTTTCTAAGGAAGCGTTGCAGATTTTTACAGACCTTAATGATGAAAAAGGTATTGCAGATGCTAAATATAGTTTAGCAGGTGTTTATTATAAAACCAACTTATACCATCTCGGTTTAGTTGCCTTTATAGATGCTTTAAAAATTTATCAAAAGCACGACGATTTTTATAATCAATCTAGAACAGAAAAATCGTTAGGTACAATTTATGGCTATATTGGCGATCAAAATAATGCATTGAAATCTTATAAAAATGCAGTAAGAAATGCTAAAAGAGTAAAAGACCTCAATCTGGAATCGAATGTCTATAACAATATATCGGGCATTTTGGCAAAGAACGGAAAGTTGAAATTTGCCATGGACTTTATAAATAAATCGATAAGCTTAAAAGAAAAAACAGACGATATTAGAGGGATGGCCTATGCTTTATATGGAAAAGCTAAAGTCTTTTTTTATTTAGGAGTGTTTGACAAAGCTGAAGCGTATTATTTTAAAGCTTTAGATATTCATAAGGAAATGGGAGAAACTACAGGTCTGGCCATGACCTATACTAAGCTAGGTGAAATGTATTTTGAAATGAAAAAACTAAATCTTGCTTTAGAATATGCATTGTTAGGTTTGGAAATTGCTGATAATTTGAAGTTAGCAATGTCTACAATAAAACTGAATAAACTAACCTATTTAATTTACAAAGCACTAGGAGAATTCAATTTAGCTCTAGAGTTTTTAGAACGCTATCAAAAAGAAAAAGAAGCTGTAATTAATGCTCAAACTTTAAAAGTTATTGAGAATTATGAGATGATTTCTAGGATGGAAGTACTTAAAAATGAATCGAAACTTAATAAAGAAAAGCAATTAATTTTAGAAAAGAATAATTTAGATGAGATTAATGCAGTAAGAATGCGACAAGAGTTTCTTTCAATAATGAGTCACGAAATTAGAACTCCTCTAAACGCTATTACATCTATAGTTGCTTTGCTTGAAGATGAAATAACGAAAGAAGGTGGAAAGTTATTAGAAAGTCTTCAGTTTGCTTCATCTAACCTTATTAAAATTGTAAACGATGTCTTAGATTTTACAAAGCTAGATTCACAGAAATCTAAATTAGAAAAGTCACCAGTAAATCTTTCAGAATTGGTTCAAAAAGTGGTGAATGTTTACGAAAAACAAGCACAAGATAAAGGTTTAAAATTGAAATTAAATTTTGATGTTAAAGGGAAATATCCGTATTTATTAGATGAAACTAAAATTACTCAAATTTTAAATAACCTTATTAGTAATGCTATAAAATTTACAGAAAGAGGATCGGTTGAAGTTTCTGTGATATTGTTAAAGATTAAAAGTAATTACGATAAGATTTTATTTGAAGTTAAAGACACAGGGGAAGGAATCTCTAAAAAAGACAAAAACGAAATATTTGAAAGCTTTTCTCAAATTAAGCCAATTTTAACAAGAAGTCAAGGAGGAACAGGACTTGGTTTAGCTATTGTGAAAAAAATTGTGGAACTACACGAAAGTAAGATTAAGATAAAAAGTGCAATTGGTAAAGGTTCTACTTTCTATTTTACACTAAAAATGAATCGAGTATTAGCAAGTAATCTTGTGTTGAAAGAAACAGGAAAAGAAATAGATTTAAGTGGAAAAAAAGTCCTAATAGTTGAAGATACATTGATAAATGCAGCCTTGTTAACAAAGATTCTTTCAAAATGGAATATGGTTTCTGAACATGTAGTTAATGGAAAACAAGCGCTTAAAGTTGTTGGAGAACAATTATTTGATTTCATTTTAATGGATATTCATATGCCAGAAATGAATGGCTTTGAAGTAACGCGACTTATAAAAACGACAAAAAACTTAAACAACGAAACACCAATATTAGCTTTAACTGCCGATACAATGCTAACTGCTGACAATTATGAAGTGAGTTGTTTTAGTGGATTTTTATGGAAACCTTTTGAAATTGAAAAATTGAAACAAGCTTTACAAGCTGTTGCGCTCTGA
- a CDS encoding EamA family transporter: MSKNELIKGVFLVGLGATSYGMLATVVKLAYKSQEQYTTAEVTTSQFVYGILGMLLINLYQKYKNKNQVVKASSKNIFHLMLAGTSLGMTSVFYYLCVKYIDVSIAIVLLMQTVWIGVLVEWFLDKKAPSKQKSLAVLIVLIGTLLATNLLFSEVELNWIGLFWGMLAAISFTTTMFTANKIALGVSSAQRSLYMLLGGGIIVLFFSLYTQTEAFNFSIFGQFGVFLALFGTIIPPILMNAGFPKTGLGLGSIVSSLELPVSVLMAYFLLNETVVFSQWFGIVLIITAIVIMNINFKRKK, from the coding sequence ATGTCAAAGAATGAATTAATTAAAGGTGTTTTTTTAGTTGGCTTAGGTGCAACTAGTTATGGAATGCTTGCAACCGTAGTAAAATTAGCCTATAAAAGCCAAGAACAATATACAACAGCTGAAGTTACTACATCACAATTTGTGTATGGAATCTTAGGTATGTTATTGATCAATTTATATCAAAAATATAAAAACAAAAATCAGGTGGTTAAAGCAAGTTCTAAAAACATTTTTCATTTAATGTTAGCAGGAACTTCATTAGGAATGACTAGTGTTTTTTATTATTTATGTGTTAAATATATCGATGTTTCTATTGCAATTGTTTTACTAATGCAAACGGTTTGGATAGGTGTTTTAGTAGAATGGTTTTTAGACAAGAAAGCTCCTTCTAAACAAAAATCGTTAGCTGTTTTGATTGTTCTTATTGGAACTCTTTTGGCTACAAACTTACTTTTTAGCGAAGTAGAGCTTAACTGGATTGGTCTTTTTTGGGGAATGTTAGCTGCAATTTCTTTTACAACAACTATGTTTACAGCTAATAAAATAGCACTTGGAGTTTCTTCTGCACAACGTAGTTTGTATATGCTATTAGGTGGTGGAATCATTGTCTTATTTTTTAGCCTTTATACACAAACAGAAGCTTTCAATTTTTCTATTTTTGGGCAGTTTGGTGTTTTCTTAGCTCTTTTTGGAACTATAATTCCGCCTATTTTAATGAATGCTGGTTTTCCAAAAACAGGACTTGGACTTGGAAGTATCGTTTCTTCTTTAGAGTTACCTGTTTCTGTTTTAATGGCTTATTTTCTTTTAAATGAAACAGTAGTTTTCTCACAATGGTTTGGAATAGTATTAATTATTACTGCTATTGTTATTATGAATATTAATTTTAAACGAAAAAAATAG
- a CDS encoding DUF2721 domain-containing protein gives MNLSIETPALLFSATSLILLAYTNRFLTIAQIIRSLKKTYEEEENKTILLEIKNLNLRLTLIRYMQLFGVMCLFLSVFAMLLLFIGYTSIGIYLFGLSLLCLLISLGLSFWEISISVKALRLHLSDLKD, from the coding sequence ATGAATCTTTCTATAGAAACTCCTGCACTACTCTTTTCTGCTACTTCCTTAATTTTACTTGCCTATACAAATCGTTTTTTAACTATTGCTCAAATTATTAGAAGCTTAAAGAAAACGTATGAAGAAGAAGAAAATAAAACTATCCTATTAGAAATAAAAAATTTAAACCTTAGACTAACACTTATTCGATACATGCAATTGTTCGGAGTAATGTGTCTATTTCTCTCTGTTTTTGCAATGCTTCTACTCTTCATCGGTTATACCTCAATAGGAATATACCTTTTTGGGTTATCGTTACTTTGTTTACTAATCTCTTTAGGTCTGTCTTTTTGGGAAATTAGTATTTCGGTTAAAGCATTACGATTGCATTTGAGTGACTTAAAAGATTAG
- a CDS encoding M61 family metallopeptidase produces MKKIFLTLAVASFIWSCKTGPSSSKKDEVDVLIDLVNVKDDKVMVTIATPTFTTETTTFNIPKTVPGTYSEDNYGKFIENVQAFDANGNGLTITKLTENTYKISEATKLSKVTYLVNDSFDTEKGGGFGQSEDVFSPAGTNIKAGENFMLNTHGFVGYFEGKELSPYKLTITHPATLQGVSALVDTDDSSDKDVFISKRYAELVDMPLMYSKPDITTFMVDDMEIIISVYSPTGKYTAADITPNMETMMNAQKRFLGPINSTKKYAILLYLSEANEVDAKGFGALEHTTSTTVVMPEGMELEQLQEQLKDVVSHEFFHIVTPLSVHSNEIHYFDFINPKMSEHLWMYEGVTEYFANLFQVNQGLIDEAEFYERMSQKIQQSKMMNDKMSFTKMSKNVLKAPYKDQYVNVYQKGALIAMCMDIIIRENSNGEKGILNLMQDLSKEYGSKKPFKDEELFAKITSLTYPAVGAFLNKYVAGETPIPYEEFFEKMGVTKTTIEVPGNAFLKDMQVPYISVDPGTREIFFLPSIEPNDFMTNLGIQGDDRLLYVNDIEANLQNIENIIVSSFSWKDGDPVTVKIKRDGKEQELKGTVKLPKENREGYQSTDENKKTVREGWLKG; encoded by the coding sequence ATGAAAAAAATATTTTTAACACTTGCAGTTGCAAGTTTTATTTGGAGTTGTAAAACTGGTCCTTCTAGTTCTAAAAAAGATGAAGTTGATGTTTTAATAGATTTAGTAAATGTAAAAGACGATAAAGTAATGGTAACCATTGCAACACCTACTTTTACTACCGAAACAACAACTTTCAATATACCAAAAACTGTTCCAGGAACTTATTCTGAAGACAATTATGGTAAGTTTATTGAAAACGTTCAAGCCTTTGACGCTAATGGAAACGGATTAACAATTACAAAATTAACAGAGAACACTTATAAAATTAGCGAAGCAACTAAATTATCAAAAGTTACTTATTTAGTAAATGATTCTTTCGACACTGAAAAAGGTGGTGGATTTGGTCAAAGTGAAGATGTTTTCTCTCCAGCAGGAACCAATATTAAAGCAGGTGAAAACTTCATGCTAAACACACATGGTTTCGTTGGTTATTTCGAAGGAAAAGAATTGAGTCCATACAAATTAACAATTACTCATCCTGCTACTTTACAAGGTGTTTCTGCTTTAGTAGACACTGATGATAGTTCTGATAAAGACGTTTTTATTTCTAAAAGATATGCAGAATTAGTAGACATGCCTTTAATGTATTCTAAACCAGACATTACTACTTTTATGGTAGATGACATGGAAATTATCATTAGTGTATATTCTCCAACTGGTAAATATACCGCTGCTGACATCACTCCTAATATGGAAACAATGATGAATGCTCAAAAGCGTTTCCTTGGACCAATTAATTCTACTAAAAAATATGCCATTCTTTTATATCTTTCAGAAGCTAACGAAGTTGATGCAAAAGGATTTGGAGCTTTAGAACATACTACATCTACAACTGTAGTTATGCCAGAAGGAATGGAATTAGAGCAACTACAAGAACAATTAAAAGATGTCGTTTCGCATGAATTTTTCCATATCGTTACACCTTTAAGTGTTCACTCTAATGAAATTCATTATTTTGATTTTATAAACCCCAAAATGTCTGAACATTTATGGATGTATGAAGGAGTTACTGAATACTTTGCAAATCTTTTCCAAGTAAATCAAGGCTTGATTGATGAAGCTGAATTCTATGAAAGAATGTCACAAAAGATTCAACAATCTAAAATGATGAACGATAAGATGAGTTTTACTAAAATGAGTAAAAACGTTCTTAAAGCACCATACAAAGATCAATATGTTAATGTATATCAAAAAGGCGCATTAATAGCCATGTGTATGGACATTATTATTAGAGAGAACAGTAATGGTGAAAAAGGAATTTTAAACCTTATGCAAGATTTATCAAAAGAATACGGCAGTAAAAAACCATTTAAAGATGAAGAATTATTTGCTAAAATAACATCACTTACATATCCTGCAGTTGGAGCATTCTTAAACAAATATGTAGCTGGAGAAACTCCAATTCCATACGAAGAGTTCTTTGAAAAAATGGGCGTTACAAAAACTACTATTGAAGTGCCTGGTAATGCATTCTTAAAAGACATGCAAGTACCATACATTAGTGTTGATCCAGGAACAAGAGAAATCTTTTTCTTACCGAGTATTGAACCAAATGATTTCATGACAAATCTAGGTATTCAAGGTGATGACAGATTATTATATGTTAACGATATTGAAGCAAATCTACAAAATATAGAAAACATTATTGTTTCATCTTTTAGCTGGAAAGATGGCGACCCAGTTACAGTTAAAATCAAAAGAGACGGTAAAGAGCAAGAATTAAAAGGTACTGTAAAATTACCTAAAGAAAATAGAGAAGGATACCAATCTACAGATGAAAACAAAAAAACGGTTAGAGAAGGCTGGCTAAAAGGCTAA
- a CDS encoding DUF2805 domain-containing protein, with the protein MKKNKVSELDSKTIERIVSMAQEEKKPFEVLKEEFGIIEKDVTELMKKKLSKDNFEIWKKKAVASKPKPKPLKFDPLQDDDLDSKYYFKNKFD; encoded by the coding sequence ATGAAAAAAAATAAAGTATCAGAATTAGACAGTAAGACAATTGAAAGAATTGTTAGTATGGCACAAGAGGAAAAAAAACCTTTTGAAGTGTTAAAAGAAGAATTCGGAATCATCGAAAAAGATGTAACTGAATTAATGAAGAAAAAATTATCTAAAGATAATTTTGAAATTTGGAAGAAAAAAGCAGTTGCAAGTAAGCCAAAGCCGAAACCTTTAAAATTTGATCCTTTACAAGACGACGATTTAGACAGCAAATATTACTTTAAAAATAAATTTGACTAA
- the aqpZ gene encoding aquaporin Z: MKKLFAEFFGTFWLVFGGCGSALLAAGIPELGIGFTGVSLAFGLTVLTMAYAVGHISGGHFNPAVSIGLWIGGRFPAKELAPYIVSQCVGAVVAAGTLYLILSGKSGFEIDPTQAGAFASNGYDSFSPQGFSITSAFVAEYVLTLFFLIIILGATDKLANGKFAGLAIGLALTLIHLISIPITNTSVNPARSLSQAIFVGGEPLAQVWLFWVAPILGAITGGLIYKNFLGDNK; encoded by the coding sequence ATGAAAAAACTATTTGCAGAATTTTTTGGAACATTTTGGCTAGTATTTGGAGGTTGTGGTAGTGCTCTTTTGGCAGCAGGAATTCCTGAACTTGGAATTGGATTCACAGGAGTTTCTCTCGCGTTTGGTTTAACTGTACTTACAATGGCCTATGCTGTAGGGCACATTTCAGGAGGACATTTTAACCCCGCTGTCTCTATAGGCTTATGGATAGGTGGTCGCTTCCCTGCAAAAGAACTTGCTCCTTATATTGTTTCACAATGCGTTGGTGCAGTAGTAGCCGCTGGAACACTATATCTAATTCTATCAGGAAAATCAGGATTTGAAATAGACCCTACTCAAGCTGGTGCTTTTGCTTCTAATGGATATGACTCTTTTTCCCCTCAAGGTTTCTCCATAACTTCTGCTTTTGTTGCAGAATATGTACTGACATTATTTTTCCTAATTATAATACTAGGAGCTACAGATAAATTAGCTAATGGAAAATTTGCAGGCTTAGCCATTGGTTTAGCATTAACATTAATACATTTAATAAGTATTCCAATTACTAATACATCTGTAAATCCTGCACGTTCTTTATCGCAAGCTATTTTTGTTGGTGGAGAGCCCTTAGCACAAGTATGGTTGTTTTGGGTTGCTCCAATTTTAGGTGCAATTACAGGCGGACTTATTTATAAAAATTTTCTAGGAGATAATAAATAA
- a CDS encoding alpha-ketoglutarate-dependent dioxygenase AlkB family protein, with translation MLDLFPNEKITLKLPDATFEYYPNFFTKEKADLLFKKLLIETPWQQDTITIYGKTHLQPRLTALYGNEGKPYSYSNIVMHPHHWNATLMHIKNEIENVIQVNFTTVLLNLYRNEKDSNGWHADDEKELGKDPIIASLSLGENRTFQLKHNKKKDAKQNLVLNHGSLLLMKEGSQTYYKHQLPKASSSKKDRINLTFRTII, from the coding sequence ATGCTAGACTTATTTCCAAACGAAAAAATCACACTTAAGCTACCCGATGCTACTTTCGAGTATTATCCAAATTTCTTTACTAAAGAAAAAGCCGATTTACTTTTTAAAAAACTTCTGATTGAAACGCCATGGCAACAAGACACAATCACTATATATGGTAAAACGCACTTACAACCTAGATTAACCGCACTATATGGTAATGAAGGAAAACCTTATTCATATTCGAATATTGTTATGCATCCTCATCATTGGAACGCTACGTTAATGCATATTAAAAATGAAATAGAAAATGTTATTCAGGTAAACTTTACAACAGTATTACTAAATTTATATAGGAATGAAAAAGACAGCAATGGTTGGCATGCAGATGATGAAAAGGAATTAGGTAAAGACCCTATAATTGCTTCATTAAGCTTAGGAGAAAACAGAACGTTTCAGCTAAAACATAATAAAAAGAAAGACGCAAAGCAAAATCTAGTTTTAAATCATGGTAGCTTGTTATTGATGAAAGAAGGTAGTCAAACCTACTACAAACACCAATTACCAAAAGCTTCTTCCTCTAAAAAAGATAGAATAAATTTAACATTTAGAACGATCATTTAA